The following are from one region of the Falco biarmicus isolate bFalBia1 chromosome 1, bFalBia1.pri, whole genome shotgun sequence genome:
- the AIMP1 gene encoding aminoacyl tRNA synthase complex-interacting multifunctional protein 1 isoform X1, which produces MFSARFLVKMAASNTVLNRLEQKGAEADQVIEYLKQQVALLKEKAILQASLREEKKLRVENAKLKKEIEGLKQELIQAEIRNGVKQIAVPPGAAVSTTSFRDDVPPPTAITSSGSKDQIKGEDEEKKKKEKVEKKGEKKEKKQQPATGSGDAKPVDVSCLDLRVGCIITAKKHPDADTLYVEEVDVGEASPRTVVSGLVKHVPLDQMQNRMAVLLCNLKPAKMRGVVSQAMVMCASSPEKVEILVPPAGAVPGDRITFEGFTGDPEKELNPKKKIWEQIQPDLHTNDQCVATYKGVPFEVKGKGVCRAETMANSGIK; this is translated from the exons GTTTTCAGCCCGTTTCTTGGTAAAGATGGCAGCCAGCAACACAGTCCTGAACAGACTGGAGCAGAAGGGTGCAGAGGCTGATCAAGTTATTGAATACCTCAAGCAACAAGTTGCTCTGCTCAAGGAGAAAGCTA TCTTGCAGGCATCTCTCCGAGAAGAGAAGAAGCTCCGTGTGGAAAATGctaaactgaagaaagaaattgaaGGGCTGAAACAGGAGCTGATACAGGCAGAAATTCGAAATGGAG TAAAACAGATTGCAGTTCCTCCTGGTGCAGCTGTTTCTACAACTTCATTTAGAGATGATGTTCCCCCACCTACGGCAATCACATCATCTGGTTCCAAAGATCAAATTAAAggtgaagatgaagaaaagaaaaagaaggaaaaagtagaaaaaaaag gtgaaaagaaggagaagaaacagcagccaGCAACTGGAAGCGGTGATGCAAAACCTGTAGATGTTTCTTGTCTAGATCTTCGTGTTGGCTGCATTATTACTGCCAAAAAGCATCCAGATGCAGACACTCTGTATGTTGAAGAAGTTGATGTGGGTGAAGCAAGCCCTAGAACTGTTGTCAGTGGTTTAGTGAAACATGTTCCTCTGGATCAG ATGCAGAATCGGATGGCAGTACTACTCTGTAACTTGAAGCCTGCAAAGATGAGAGGAGTAGTATCTCAAGCAATGGTGATGTGTGCCAGCTCCCCAGAAAAAGTGGAAATTCTGGTTCCCCCAGCTGGGGCAGTACCTGGGGATAGGATCACTTTTGAAGGCTTTACTG gAGATCCTGAGAAGGAACTTAATCCCAAGAAGAAGATTTGGGAGCAAATCCAACCTGATCTTCATACCAATGACCAATGTGTTGCTACATACAAAGGAGTTCCATTTGAAGTGAAAGGGAAAGGAGTCTGCAGGGCAGAGACCATGGCAAACAGcggaattaaataa
- the AIMP1 gene encoding aminoacyl tRNA synthase complex-interacting multifunctional protein 1 isoform X2: MAASNTVLNRLEQKGAEADQVIEYLKQQVALLKEKAILQASLREEKKLRVENAKLKKEIEGLKQELIQAEIRNGVKQIAVPPGAAVSTTSFRDDVPPPTAITSSGSKDQIKGEDEEKKKKEKVEKKGEKKEKKQQPATGSGDAKPVDVSCLDLRVGCIITAKKHPDADTLYVEEVDVGEASPRTVVSGLVKHVPLDQMQNRMAVLLCNLKPAKMRGVVSQAMVMCASSPEKVEILVPPAGAVPGDRITFEGFTGDPEKELNPKKKIWEQIQPDLHTNDQCVATYKGVPFEVKGKGVCRAETMANSGIK, translated from the exons ATGGCAGCCAGCAACACAGTCCTGAACAGACTGGAGCAGAAGGGTGCAGAGGCTGATCAAGTTATTGAATACCTCAAGCAACAAGTTGCTCTGCTCAAGGAGAAAGCTA TCTTGCAGGCATCTCTCCGAGAAGAGAAGAAGCTCCGTGTGGAAAATGctaaactgaagaaagaaattgaaGGGCTGAAACAGGAGCTGATACAGGCAGAAATTCGAAATGGAG TAAAACAGATTGCAGTTCCTCCTGGTGCAGCTGTTTCTACAACTTCATTTAGAGATGATGTTCCCCCACCTACGGCAATCACATCATCTGGTTCCAAAGATCAAATTAAAggtgaagatgaagaaaagaaaaagaaggaaaaagtagaaaaaaaag gtgaaaagaaggagaagaaacagcagccaGCAACTGGAAGCGGTGATGCAAAACCTGTAGATGTTTCTTGTCTAGATCTTCGTGTTGGCTGCATTATTACTGCCAAAAAGCATCCAGATGCAGACACTCTGTATGTTGAAGAAGTTGATGTGGGTGAAGCAAGCCCTAGAACTGTTGTCAGTGGTTTAGTGAAACATGTTCCTCTGGATCAG ATGCAGAATCGGATGGCAGTACTACTCTGTAACTTGAAGCCTGCAAAGATGAGAGGAGTAGTATCTCAAGCAATGGTGATGTGTGCCAGCTCCCCAGAAAAAGTGGAAATTCTGGTTCCCCCAGCTGGGGCAGTACCTGGGGATAGGATCACTTTTGAAGGCTTTACTG gAGATCCTGAGAAGGAACTTAATCCCAAGAAGAAGATTTGGGAGCAAATCCAACCTGATCTTCATACCAATGACCAATGTGTTGCTACATACAAAGGAGTTCCATTTGAAGTGAAAGGGAAAGGAGTCTGCAGGGCAGAGACCATGGCAAACAGcggaattaaataa
- the GIMD1 gene encoding LOW QUALITY PROTEIN: GTPase IMAP family member GIMD1 (The sequence of the model RefSeq protein was modified relative to this genomic sequence to represent the inferred CDS: inserted 4 bases in 2 codons; deleted 3 bases in 3 codons; substituted 3 bases at 3 genomic stop codons), with amino-acid sequence MTESNEMTTNFVVFGRTQTGKSATGNSLLGSSDFESHCSQSSVTTCCSLGHSCCILGIILXNGYKXVLHIXALDTPSYPHSSLSKGQVTDTVTSALLPHFREEALHLSLLVLRADLLLCLDESDHTIQFIQQLLDPTWKDFTAALLTHADKAEETEFSEETYLHTASGILLSLLXSVQHKYIFLDNQKSIIXEERAIVLRKLLNFIRHNYHVLLLKHSKE; translated from the exons ATGACAGAGAGCAATGAGATGACCACCAACTTTGTTGTCTTTGGAAGAACTCAA ACTGGCAAAAGTGCTACTGGGAACAGCCTGCTGGGCAGCTCAGAC TTTGAGAGTCATTGCTCCCAAAGCTCTGTGACTACATGCTGCAGCCTTGGacacagctgctgcattttgggGATTATATTATGAAATGGCTATAA AGTTCTCCACATCTGAGCACTTGACACTCCAAGCTACCCTCACAGCAGTCTGAGCAAAGGGCAGGTGACAGACACC GTGACATCAGCCTTGCTGCCCCACTTCAGGGAGGAAGCCCTGCATCTATCTCTCTTGGTCCTGAGGGCTGATTTGCTTCTGTGTCTGGATGAAAGTGATCACACAATTCAGTTCATCCAg CAACTTCTGGATCCCACATGGAAGGATTTCACTGCAGCTCTACTTACTCATGCAGACAAGGCAGAAGAGACTGAATTCAGTGAGGAAACGTACTTGCACACTGCCTCAGGTATTCTGTTGTCACTTTTGTGATCAGTACAgcacaaatatattttcctagACAACCAGAAGAGCATAAT AGAGGAAAGAGCTATTGTCTTAAGAAAGCTCTTGAATTTTATAAGACATAATTATCATGTGCTTTTACTTAAACACAGCAAGgaataa